Proteins from one Athalia rosae chromosome 8, iyAthRosa1.1, whole genome shotgun sequence genomic window:
- the LOC105684994 gene encoding dosage compensation regulator isoform X2, with translation MQSLSSISLCKLIKLMLTINIPLLGQITRDVTGRETGSNKQTASKSCALSLIRQLYHLGIIEAFSGTMKKNKEGEIMKPYPVKVSPELEAQVHEVLQGLEITPISNFNSPTETSEPDKNSSPAAGVSLITNRVLDDFISSKPQPAGVVSWSPPQQNWNPWTGCNIDEGPLASIDLDKLSEDIMLDLKDRQQQDTVLQNSIQDRSKLPVFAKRNEIMAAINDNPVIIIRGNTGCGKTTQVCQFILDDYIASGQGAYCSIAITQPRRISAVSVADRVASERCESIGQAVGYSVRFESCLPRPYASMMFCTVGVLLKKLEGGLRGVSHVIVDEIHERDVNSDFIMVILRDMIHLYPDLRVILMSATIDTTLFSEYFNKCPVIEIPGRAYPVQQYFLEDCVQMTNFVPPADTRKRKNRDSEDNSAEGEQEENCNRMIGANYSIQTKNAMAQISEKEISFELIEAILEYIKNQEIPGAVLIFLPGWNLIFALMKHLQQHPLLGGSGYIIIPLHSQLPREDQRKVFDPVPDGVTKIILATNIAETSITINDVVYVIDSCKAKMKLFTSHNNMTNYATVWASRTNLEQRKGRAGRVKPGFCFHLCSRARYEKMDEHVTPEMFRTPLHELALSIKLLRLGSIGQFLSKAIEPPPIDAVIEAEVLLREMKCLDSNDELTPLGKILARLPIEPRLGKMMILGCIFRVGDALSTMAANSTTLPEVYNMGPDMRRLSYQQKWFAGARYSDHVAMLHAFQAWEETRGGGEYAEQTFCDSKNLSLPTLRVTWEAKNQLQSLLQSTGFPEETLCPTPLNYQAGADVRLDTITALLCMGLYPNVCFHKEKRKVLTTEFKSALIHKTSVNCSNFEQNFPFPFFVFGEKIRTRAVSCKQMTMVSPIHLLLFGSRRVEYIDGVVRLDNWINLDMKPTTAAAIVALRPALEGLVIRASKDPETILELSPLDEKVLAVIKAICGMNACRYEMDPITGGGFQSQRPPRGHSTGFNSGGNGPPHKMFRDNNNQGGRGFGFGGNNLRGGRFNSPGRSAYNSGGGFIRRGNSNYSGGYSGRYY, from the exons ATGCAAAGTCTAAGCTCCATCAGTTTATGCAAACTAATAAAATTAATGCTGACTATAAATATACCCCTGTTGGGCCAGATCACACGag atgtCACGGGCCGCGAAACTGGGTCCAACAAACAAACAGCATCCAAAAGTTGTGCTTTATCCCTTATTCGCCAGCTATATCATCTTGGTATCATTGAGGCATTCAGtggtacgatgaaaaaaaataaggaaggtGAAATCATGAAACCTTATCCTGTCAAAGTTTCACCTGAATTGGAAGCGCAGGTTCACGAGGTTCTACAGGGTCTAGAAATTACACCCATCAGTAATTTCAATTCTCCa ACGGAGACATCAGAGCCTGACAAGAATTCAAGTCCTGCTGCTGGCGTATCATTGATAACAAATCGGGTCTTggacgattttatttcatctaagCCTCAACCAGCTGGTGTAGTGAGCTGGTCTCCACCTCAACAAAACTGGAATCCATGGACTGGCTGCAACATTGACGAAGGACCACTGGCTTCAATAGACTTGGACAAATTGTCCGAGGATATAATGCTTGATCTCAAAGACCGGCAGCAACAAGACACTGTTTTGCAAAACTCTATCCAGGACCGATCAAAACTGCCGGTTTTTGCTAAAAGGAATGAAATTATGGCTGCCATTAATGATAACCCAGTTATTATCATCAGGGGTAACACGGGCTGTGGTAAAACCACACAGGTGTGTCAATTCATCCTGGATGATTACATAGCTTCAGGACAAGGCGCATATTGCAGTATAGCTATCACACAGCCAAGACGAATATCGGCTGTCTCTGTAGCAGACCGGGTTGCTTCTGAACGGTGTGAATCTATAGGTCAAGCTGTAGGATATTCAGTGAGATTTGAATCTTGTCTTCCAAGACCTTACGCCAGTATGATGTTTTGTACGGTTGGAGTACtcttaaaaaaattggaaggagGCCTCAGAGGAGTGTCGCATGTTATCGTCGACGAAATTCACGAAAGGGATGTGAATTCAGACTTTATAATGGTCATTCTCCGAGATATGATTCATCTATACCCAGATCTGCGAGTAATCCTCATGTCTGCTACCATTGACACTACTTTGTTCAGTGAATACTTCAATAAATGCCCAGTTATTGAAATCCCTGGTCGAGCTTATCCAGTGCAACAGTACTTCCTTGAAGACTGTGTCCAGATGACTAATTTTGTGCCACCAGCAGACActcgaaaaaggaagaatcggGACTCCGAAGATAACTCAGCTGAGGGCGAGCAGGAAGAGAATTGCAATAGAATGATCGGCGCCAATTATTCAATCCAGACGAAGAATGCAATGGCACAGATAAGCGAAAAAGAGATCAGTTTTGAACTCATTGAAGCCATTTTAGAATACAttaaaaatcaagaaattcccgGGGCTGTGCTAATATTTCTACCAGGTTGGAATCTAATATTCGCCCTGATGAAACACTTGCAGCAACATCCGTTGTTGGGTGGCTCAGGCTACATAATTATTCCATTACATTCTCAGCTGCCCAGGGAAGACCAACGTAAAGTATTCGATCCAGTGCCAGATGGtgtaacgaaaataattttggcaACAAATATAGCTGAAACTTCCATCACAATCAATGATGTGGTTTACGTTATCGACTCTTGTAAAGCCAAGATGAAGCTATTTACATCGCACAATAATATGACTAATTACGCTACCGTATGGGCAAGCAGAACTAATTTGGAACAGCGTAAAGGCCGAGCCGGTCGGGTTAAACCTGGATTCTGCTTTCATCTCTGCTCTCGTGctcgatatgaaaaaatggatgaacACGTTACTCCAGAAATGTTCAGAACGCCTTTGCACGAGTTAGCACTCAGTATTAAACTCTTGAGACTAGGAAGCATTGGACAATTTTTATCCAAAGCAATTGAACCTCCACCAATTGATGCCGTCATTGAGGCTGAAGTTCTTTTGCGAG AGATGAAATGCTTGGACTCCAATGATGAATTGACTCCCCTTGGTAAAATATTGGCTCGACTTCCAATCGAACCACGTTTGGGTAAAATGATGATTCTTGGGTGCATATTCAGAGTTGGTGATGCGTTATCGACCATGGCAGCTAACAGCACTACTCTCCCAGAAGTTTATAACATGGGGCCAGACATGAGAAGATTATCCTACCAGCAAAAGTGGTTTGCTGGGGCCAGATACAGCGACCACGTCGCTATGCTTCATGCATTTCAAGCTTGGGAAGAGACCAGGGGTGGTGGAGAATATGCAGAACAGACTTTCTGTGACTCCAAAAATCTTAGCCTTCCAACACTCAGAGTAACTTGGGAAGCTAAG AATCAACTGCAAAGTCTTCTACAGAGCACTGGATTCCCTGAGGAAACACTCTGCCCTACACCTCTGAACTATCAAGCTGGAGCAGATGTACGACTCGACACAATAACTGCATTGTTGTGCATGGGTCTATATCCGAACGTCTGTTTTCACAAAGAAAAACGCAAGGTCCTGACCACAGAATTTAAGTCAGCGTTGATCCATAAAACATCAGTTAACTGTAGTAACTTTGagcaaaattttccattcccaTTTTTCGTATTTGGTGAAAAg attcgaaCTCGGGCTGTTTCCTGCAAGCAAATGACTATGGTGTCACCAATTCATTTGCTCTTATTTGGGTCTCGCAGAGTCGAATATATCGACGGTGTAGTTAGGCTAGACAATTGGATTAACTTAGATATGAAACCGACAACAGCTGCTGCAATTGTGGCTCTCAGACCAGCCTTGGAAGGCTTAGTTATTAGAGCTAGTAAAGATCCAGAAACGATTTTGGAACTGAGTCCACTAGATGAAAAG GTATTAGCAGTGATCAAGGCAATCTGTGGTATGAATGCCTGCCGATACGAAATGGACCCAATAACTGGAGGAGGTTTTCAGTCTCAGAGACCACCAAGAGGTCACTCAACCGGTTTTAATTCAGGTGGTAACGGACCGCCACATAAAATGTTTCGGGACAATAATAATCAGGGCGGAAGAGGTTTTGGGTTTGGAGGAAACAACTTGAGGGGTGGACGATTCAATTCTCCTGGGCGAAGTGCCTATAATAGTGGCGGTGGTTTCATACGTAGAGGAAACAGCAATTACAGTGGCGGATATAGTGGCAGATATTATTAA
- the LOC105684994 gene encoding dosage compensation regulator isoform X3, whose protein sequence is MSIYVKQLGRNVTGRETGSNKQTASKSCALSLIRQLYHLGIIEAFSGTMKKNKEGEIMKPYPVKVSPELEAQVHEVLQGLEITPISNFNSPTETSEPDKNSSPAAGVSLITNRVLDDFISSKPQPAGVVSWSPPQQNWNPWTGCNIDEGPLASIDLDKLSEDIMLDLKDRQQQDTVLQNSIQDRSKLPVFAKRNEIMAAINDNPVIIIRGNTGCGKTTQVCQFILDDYIASGQGAYCSIAITQPRRISAVSVADRVASERCESIGQAVGYSVRFESCLPRPYASMMFCTVGVLLKKLEGGLRGVSHVIVDEIHERDVNSDFIMVILRDMIHLYPDLRVILMSATIDTTLFSEYFNKCPVIEIPGRAYPVQQYFLEDCVQMTNFVPPADTRKRKNRDSEDNSAEGEQEENCNRMIGANYSIQTKNAMAQISEKEISFELIEAILEYIKNQEIPGAVLIFLPGWNLIFALMKHLQQHPLLGGSGYIIIPLHSQLPREDQRKVFDPVPDGVTKIILATNIAETSITINDVVYVIDSCKAKMKLFTSHNNMTNYATVWASRTNLEQRKGRAGRVKPGFCFHLCSRARYEKMDEHVTPEMFRTPLHELALSIKLLRLGSIGQFLSKAIEPPPIDAVIEAEVLLREMKCLDSNDELTPLGKILARLPIEPRLGKMMILGCIFRVGDALSTMAANSTTLPEVYNMGPDMRRLSYQQKWFAGARYSDHVAMLHAFQAWEETRGGGEYAEQTFCDSKNLSLPTLRVTWEAKNQLQSLLQSTGFPEETLCPTPLNYQAGADVRLDTITALLCMGLYPNVCFHKEKRKVLTTEFKSALIHKTSVNCSNFEQNFPFPFFVFGEKIRTRAVSCKQMTMVSPIHLLLFGSRRVEYIDGVVRLDNWINLDMKPTTAAAIVALRPALEGLVIRASKDPETILELSPLDEKVLAVIKAICGMNACRYEMDPITGGGFQSQRPPRGHSTGFNSGGNGPPHKMFRDNNNQGGRGFGFGGNNLRGGRFNSPGRSAYNSGGGFIRRGNSNYSGGYSGRYY, encoded by the exons ATGTCGATTTATGTGAAACAACTTGGGCGAA atgtCACGGGCCGCGAAACTGGGTCCAACAAACAAACAGCATCCAAAAGTTGTGCTTTATCCCTTATTCGCCAGCTATATCATCTTGGTATCATTGAGGCATTCAGtggtacgatgaaaaaaaataaggaaggtGAAATCATGAAACCTTATCCTGTCAAAGTTTCACCTGAATTGGAAGCGCAGGTTCACGAGGTTCTACAGGGTCTAGAAATTACACCCATCAGTAATTTCAATTCTCCa ACGGAGACATCAGAGCCTGACAAGAATTCAAGTCCTGCTGCTGGCGTATCATTGATAACAAATCGGGTCTTggacgattttatttcatctaagCCTCAACCAGCTGGTGTAGTGAGCTGGTCTCCACCTCAACAAAACTGGAATCCATGGACTGGCTGCAACATTGACGAAGGACCACTGGCTTCAATAGACTTGGACAAATTGTCCGAGGATATAATGCTTGATCTCAAAGACCGGCAGCAACAAGACACTGTTTTGCAAAACTCTATCCAGGACCGATCAAAACTGCCGGTTTTTGCTAAAAGGAATGAAATTATGGCTGCCATTAATGATAACCCAGTTATTATCATCAGGGGTAACACGGGCTGTGGTAAAACCACACAGGTGTGTCAATTCATCCTGGATGATTACATAGCTTCAGGACAAGGCGCATATTGCAGTATAGCTATCACACAGCCAAGACGAATATCGGCTGTCTCTGTAGCAGACCGGGTTGCTTCTGAACGGTGTGAATCTATAGGTCAAGCTGTAGGATATTCAGTGAGATTTGAATCTTGTCTTCCAAGACCTTACGCCAGTATGATGTTTTGTACGGTTGGAGTACtcttaaaaaaattggaaggagGCCTCAGAGGAGTGTCGCATGTTATCGTCGACGAAATTCACGAAAGGGATGTGAATTCAGACTTTATAATGGTCATTCTCCGAGATATGATTCATCTATACCCAGATCTGCGAGTAATCCTCATGTCTGCTACCATTGACACTACTTTGTTCAGTGAATACTTCAATAAATGCCCAGTTATTGAAATCCCTGGTCGAGCTTATCCAGTGCAACAGTACTTCCTTGAAGACTGTGTCCAGATGACTAATTTTGTGCCACCAGCAGACActcgaaaaaggaagaatcggGACTCCGAAGATAACTCAGCTGAGGGCGAGCAGGAAGAGAATTGCAATAGAATGATCGGCGCCAATTATTCAATCCAGACGAAGAATGCAATGGCACAGATAAGCGAAAAAGAGATCAGTTTTGAACTCATTGAAGCCATTTTAGAATACAttaaaaatcaagaaattcccgGGGCTGTGCTAATATTTCTACCAGGTTGGAATCTAATATTCGCCCTGATGAAACACTTGCAGCAACATCCGTTGTTGGGTGGCTCAGGCTACATAATTATTCCATTACATTCTCAGCTGCCCAGGGAAGACCAACGTAAAGTATTCGATCCAGTGCCAGATGGtgtaacgaaaataattttggcaACAAATATAGCTGAAACTTCCATCACAATCAATGATGTGGTTTACGTTATCGACTCTTGTAAAGCCAAGATGAAGCTATTTACATCGCACAATAATATGACTAATTACGCTACCGTATGGGCAAGCAGAACTAATTTGGAACAGCGTAAAGGCCGAGCCGGTCGGGTTAAACCTGGATTCTGCTTTCATCTCTGCTCTCGTGctcgatatgaaaaaatggatgaacACGTTACTCCAGAAATGTTCAGAACGCCTTTGCACGAGTTAGCACTCAGTATTAAACTCTTGAGACTAGGAAGCATTGGACAATTTTTATCCAAAGCAATTGAACCTCCACCAATTGATGCCGTCATTGAGGCTGAAGTTCTTTTGCGAG AGATGAAATGCTTGGACTCCAATGATGAATTGACTCCCCTTGGTAAAATATTGGCTCGACTTCCAATCGAACCACGTTTGGGTAAAATGATGATTCTTGGGTGCATATTCAGAGTTGGTGATGCGTTATCGACCATGGCAGCTAACAGCACTACTCTCCCAGAAGTTTATAACATGGGGCCAGACATGAGAAGATTATCCTACCAGCAAAAGTGGTTTGCTGGGGCCAGATACAGCGACCACGTCGCTATGCTTCATGCATTTCAAGCTTGGGAAGAGACCAGGGGTGGTGGAGAATATGCAGAACAGACTTTCTGTGACTCCAAAAATCTTAGCCTTCCAACACTCAGAGTAACTTGGGAAGCTAAG AATCAACTGCAAAGTCTTCTACAGAGCACTGGATTCCCTGAGGAAACACTCTGCCCTACACCTCTGAACTATCAAGCTGGAGCAGATGTACGACTCGACACAATAACTGCATTGTTGTGCATGGGTCTATATCCGAACGTCTGTTTTCACAAAGAAAAACGCAAGGTCCTGACCACAGAATTTAAGTCAGCGTTGATCCATAAAACATCAGTTAACTGTAGTAACTTTGagcaaaattttccattcccaTTTTTCGTATTTGGTGAAAAg attcgaaCTCGGGCTGTTTCCTGCAAGCAAATGACTATGGTGTCACCAATTCATTTGCTCTTATTTGGGTCTCGCAGAGTCGAATATATCGACGGTGTAGTTAGGCTAGACAATTGGATTAACTTAGATATGAAACCGACAACAGCTGCTGCAATTGTGGCTCTCAGACCAGCCTTGGAAGGCTTAGTTATTAGAGCTAGTAAAGATCCAGAAACGATTTTGGAACTGAGTCCACTAGATGAAAAG GTATTAGCAGTGATCAAGGCAATCTGTGGTATGAATGCCTGCCGATACGAAATGGACCCAATAACTGGAGGAGGTTTTCAGTCTCAGAGACCACCAAGAGGTCACTCAACCGGTTTTAATTCAGGTGGTAACGGACCGCCACATAAAATGTTTCGGGACAATAATAATCAGGGCGGAAGAGGTTTTGGGTTTGGAGGAAACAACTTGAGGGGTGGACGATTCAATTCTCCTGGGCGAAGTGCCTATAATAGTGGCGGTGGTTTCATACGTAGAGGAAACAGCAATTACAGTGGCGGATATAGTGGCAGATATTATTAA
- the LOC105684994 gene encoding dosage compensation regulator isoform X1: MGDIKAFLHQWCAKNGHDPQFDVRPTGPKNRQRFLCELRVTGYNYVGAGNSTNKKDAQGNAARDFVNYLVRMAIVNSKDIPVDTAAPAQTSGPIEATSASPVPMRPVFQDGMGPNEMGQAYRPYNGSGQRNYTYIDRIAEQKKVEEAEDLDVNAAIHGNWTIENAKSKLHQFMQTNKINADYKYTPVGPDHTRSFLAEMSIYVKQLGRNVTGRETGSNKQTASKSCALSLIRQLYHLGIIEAFSGTMKKNKEGEIMKPYPVKVSPELEAQVHEVLQGLEITPISNFNSPTETSEPDKNSSPAAGVSLITNRVLDDFISSKPQPAGVVSWSPPQQNWNPWTGCNIDEGPLASIDLDKLSEDIMLDLKDRQQQDTVLQNSIQDRSKLPVFAKRNEIMAAINDNPVIIIRGNTGCGKTTQVCQFILDDYIASGQGAYCSIAITQPRRISAVSVADRVASERCESIGQAVGYSVRFESCLPRPYASMMFCTVGVLLKKLEGGLRGVSHVIVDEIHERDVNSDFIMVILRDMIHLYPDLRVILMSATIDTTLFSEYFNKCPVIEIPGRAYPVQQYFLEDCVQMTNFVPPADTRKRKNRDSEDNSAEGEQEENCNRMIGANYSIQTKNAMAQISEKEISFELIEAILEYIKNQEIPGAVLIFLPGWNLIFALMKHLQQHPLLGGSGYIIIPLHSQLPREDQRKVFDPVPDGVTKIILATNIAETSITINDVVYVIDSCKAKMKLFTSHNNMTNYATVWASRTNLEQRKGRAGRVKPGFCFHLCSRARYEKMDEHVTPEMFRTPLHELALSIKLLRLGSIGQFLSKAIEPPPIDAVIEAEVLLREMKCLDSNDELTPLGKILARLPIEPRLGKMMILGCIFRVGDALSTMAANSTTLPEVYNMGPDMRRLSYQQKWFAGARYSDHVAMLHAFQAWEETRGGGEYAEQTFCDSKNLSLPTLRVTWEAKNQLQSLLQSTGFPEETLCPTPLNYQAGADVRLDTITALLCMGLYPNVCFHKEKRKVLTTEFKSALIHKTSVNCSNFEQNFPFPFFVFGEKIRTRAVSCKQMTMVSPIHLLLFGSRRVEYIDGVVRLDNWINLDMKPTTAAAIVALRPALEGLVIRASKDPETILELSPLDEKVLAVIKAICGMNACRYEMDPITGGGFQSQRPPRGHSTGFNSGGNGPPHKMFRDNNNQGGRGFGFGGNNLRGGRFNSPGRSAYNSGGGFIRRGNSNYSGGYSGRYY, encoded by the exons ATGGGTGACATAAAAGCATTTTTGCATCAGTGGTGTGCTAAAAACGGGCATGATCCGCAATTTGACGTTAGACCGACAG GTCCCAAAAATCGACAACGATTCTTGTGTGAGCTTCGGGTTACTGGCTATAATTATGTCGGGGCAGGTAActcaacaaataaaaaagatgccCAGGGTAACGCGGCTCGTGATTTTGTCAACTATCTCGTTCGCATGGCAATTGTCAACTCCAAGGATATACCTGTGGATACTGCCGCTCCTGCTCAGACGTCAGGGCCTATTGAAGCAACCTCAGCTTCCCCAGTGCCTATGAGGCCAGTTTTTCAAGATGGAATGGGACCCAATGAAATGGGTCAAGCATACAGACCATACAATGGAAGTGGACAaagaaattatacgtatattgataGGATTGCAGAGCAGAAGAAAGTTGAGGAAGCTGAAGATTTGGACGTTAATGCTGCAATCCATGGAAATTGGACAATAGAAAATGCAAAGTCTAAGCTCCATCAGTTTATGCAAACTAATAAAATTAATGCTGACTATAAATATACCCCTGTTGGGCCAGATCACACGag GAGCTTTCTGGCTGAAATGTCGATTTATGTGAAACAACTTGGGCGAA atgtCACGGGCCGCGAAACTGGGTCCAACAAACAAACAGCATCCAAAAGTTGTGCTTTATCCCTTATTCGCCAGCTATATCATCTTGGTATCATTGAGGCATTCAGtggtacgatgaaaaaaaataaggaaggtGAAATCATGAAACCTTATCCTGTCAAAGTTTCACCTGAATTGGAAGCGCAGGTTCACGAGGTTCTACAGGGTCTAGAAATTACACCCATCAGTAATTTCAATTCTCCa ACGGAGACATCAGAGCCTGACAAGAATTCAAGTCCTGCTGCTGGCGTATCATTGATAACAAATCGGGTCTTggacgattttatttcatctaagCCTCAACCAGCTGGTGTAGTGAGCTGGTCTCCACCTCAACAAAACTGGAATCCATGGACTGGCTGCAACATTGACGAAGGACCACTGGCTTCAATAGACTTGGACAAATTGTCCGAGGATATAATGCTTGATCTCAAAGACCGGCAGCAACAAGACACTGTTTTGCAAAACTCTATCCAGGACCGATCAAAACTGCCGGTTTTTGCTAAAAGGAATGAAATTATGGCTGCCATTAATGATAACCCAGTTATTATCATCAGGGGTAACACGGGCTGTGGTAAAACCACACAGGTGTGTCAATTCATCCTGGATGATTACATAGCTTCAGGACAAGGCGCATATTGCAGTATAGCTATCACACAGCCAAGACGAATATCGGCTGTCTCTGTAGCAGACCGGGTTGCTTCTGAACGGTGTGAATCTATAGGTCAAGCTGTAGGATATTCAGTGAGATTTGAATCTTGTCTTCCAAGACCTTACGCCAGTATGATGTTTTGTACGGTTGGAGTACtcttaaaaaaattggaaggagGCCTCAGAGGAGTGTCGCATGTTATCGTCGACGAAATTCACGAAAGGGATGTGAATTCAGACTTTATAATGGTCATTCTCCGAGATATGATTCATCTATACCCAGATCTGCGAGTAATCCTCATGTCTGCTACCATTGACACTACTTTGTTCAGTGAATACTTCAATAAATGCCCAGTTATTGAAATCCCTGGTCGAGCTTATCCAGTGCAACAGTACTTCCTTGAAGACTGTGTCCAGATGACTAATTTTGTGCCACCAGCAGACActcgaaaaaggaagaatcggGACTCCGAAGATAACTCAGCTGAGGGCGAGCAGGAAGAGAATTGCAATAGAATGATCGGCGCCAATTATTCAATCCAGACGAAGAATGCAATGGCACAGATAAGCGAAAAAGAGATCAGTTTTGAACTCATTGAAGCCATTTTAGAATACAttaaaaatcaagaaattcccgGGGCTGTGCTAATATTTCTACCAGGTTGGAATCTAATATTCGCCCTGATGAAACACTTGCAGCAACATCCGTTGTTGGGTGGCTCAGGCTACATAATTATTCCATTACATTCTCAGCTGCCCAGGGAAGACCAACGTAAAGTATTCGATCCAGTGCCAGATGGtgtaacgaaaataattttggcaACAAATATAGCTGAAACTTCCATCACAATCAATGATGTGGTTTACGTTATCGACTCTTGTAAAGCCAAGATGAAGCTATTTACATCGCACAATAATATGACTAATTACGCTACCGTATGGGCAAGCAGAACTAATTTGGAACAGCGTAAAGGCCGAGCCGGTCGGGTTAAACCTGGATTCTGCTTTCATCTCTGCTCTCGTGctcgatatgaaaaaatggatgaacACGTTACTCCAGAAATGTTCAGAACGCCTTTGCACGAGTTAGCACTCAGTATTAAACTCTTGAGACTAGGAAGCATTGGACAATTTTTATCCAAAGCAATTGAACCTCCACCAATTGATGCCGTCATTGAGGCTGAAGTTCTTTTGCGAG AGATGAAATGCTTGGACTCCAATGATGAATTGACTCCCCTTGGTAAAATATTGGCTCGACTTCCAATCGAACCACGTTTGGGTAAAATGATGATTCTTGGGTGCATATTCAGAGTTGGTGATGCGTTATCGACCATGGCAGCTAACAGCACTACTCTCCCAGAAGTTTATAACATGGGGCCAGACATGAGAAGATTATCCTACCAGCAAAAGTGGTTTGCTGGGGCCAGATACAGCGACCACGTCGCTATGCTTCATGCATTTCAAGCTTGGGAAGAGACCAGGGGTGGTGGAGAATATGCAGAACAGACTTTCTGTGACTCCAAAAATCTTAGCCTTCCAACACTCAGAGTAACTTGGGAAGCTAAG AATCAACTGCAAAGTCTTCTACAGAGCACTGGATTCCCTGAGGAAACACTCTGCCCTACACCTCTGAACTATCAAGCTGGAGCAGATGTACGACTCGACACAATAACTGCATTGTTGTGCATGGGTCTATATCCGAACGTCTGTTTTCACAAAGAAAAACGCAAGGTCCTGACCACAGAATTTAAGTCAGCGTTGATCCATAAAACATCAGTTAACTGTAGTAACTTTGagcaaaattttccattcccaTTTTTCGTATTTGGTGAAAAg attcgaaCTCGGGCTGTTTCCTGCAAGCAAATGACTATGGTGTCACCAATTCATTTGCTCTTATTTGGGTCTCGCAGAGTCGAATATATCGACGGTGTAGTTAGGCTAGACAATTGGATTAACTTAGATATGAAACCGACAACAGCTGCTGCAATTGTGGCTCTCAGACCAGCCTTGGAAGGCTTAGTTATTAGAGCTAGTAAAGATCCAGAAACGATTTTGGAACTGAGTCCACTAGATGAAAAG GTATTAGCAGTGATCAAGGCAATCTGTGGTATGAATGCCTGCCGATACGAAATGGACCCAATAACTGGAGGAGGTTTTCAGTCTCAGAGACCACCAAGAGGTCACTCAACCGGTTTTAATTCAGGTGGTAACGGACCGCCACATAAAATGTTTCGGGACAATAATAATCAGGGCGGAAGAGGTTTTGGGTTTGGAGGAAACAACTTGAGGGGTGGACGATTCAATTCTCCTGGGCGAAGTGCCTATAATAGTGGCGGTGGTTTCATACGTAGAGGAAACAGCAATTACAGTGGCGGATATAGTGGCAGATATTATTAA